The genomic stretch acaattaatcaaatattaatcgcgatcacaattttggcttccgacaaataaatgaacatgatcgcctgcAATATTGACGTAATGCAcattctgctcatagaaaactctgctgcatatcaaatcaagcgcttcgtAAACTAACAGCTAGCCACCAGCCGGTGATCGAGAtgatttggcttcacttttgggtgtagatattatctatacaaccaatgggtttatgattaaattaagagcataaaattatttatttagctcTTATCATTGCTAATTTTGCTTTTGAAGTGCACCAGActgaagcatttaactttaaaatgtagctaacaaaaGGGTATTGAATATTCCtctattttttcattttgcaacatatatagcaggaaaaaaatattgcaatgtcagctTTTTCCAACATCCTGCAGCtctaatttgtacattagcaggaatgtagcacagcatggaagtgaaaacagcgctctgtttattttaatgtgaaagtgtaaTTAAAATGTTGCTAAAATCATTGAATAATTgtgatatcaatattgatcaaaataattgtgattagcattttggccataatcgtgcagccctagccTGTTATGTACTAAGCATTTTGCCTGCATTAACAGAAATGAGCTGTTATCCAAGCTTTGTGCATGATTACACTGGAGAGCTTTAACTGGTCTCCATTGGCCCAACTCCTTAATCACTATATTAACATTGAAAAGACACTATTGCCAATTAATGGTCTTGAACAGGTTTTTAATTTGCTCTTGACTCGGACTTGACTGGACCTGGTCTTGGACTTGATTATGTTGGTCTTGACTACAGCCCTGTTGTGAAGTTTAAATGTTAAATTCCAGTCCTATATATGCCTACTGATGATGATTTTCTGCTCTTATTTCCTTTTCCAGCTGCCTTCCTCACACAGACGGTATGTTTGGATGATACAACGGTCAAGTTTGAGATCTGGGACACTGCAGGACAGGAACGGTATCACAGCTTGGCACCCATGTACTACAGGGGAGCCCAGGCCGCCATCGTGGTCTACGATATCACCAACACAGTAAGTTCCAGGGTCTGTGACGGGACATCAGCCGAGACAGTCTTGTGTCATCTGTTTGCTGACCCTTGTCTTCCAGTTTGGGTTGATGATTGCTTAATTCAAGAGACAGTTCCAGACCTTTGCTCTTTTAACTCATACGTAACATGTGAAACTTGCATCAGGGATTTAAAGTTTAAAAGCACAGTGTCtcatgagtgtttttttttttttttttaaggatacATTCACACGTGCAAAGAACTGGGTGAAGGAGCTCCAGCGACAAGCCAGCCCGAATATTGTTATTGCACTGGCAGGAAACAAAGCAGATCTGGCCAACAAGAGAGCCATAGATTTCCAGGTAAAGAGGGATTTTTACAGTCTGATATTGAAGTTCACAATTAtttaatgaaattaatgaaaGTTGTCAATTTGTCCGTTGCTGTTTGTTTCTTTAGGAAGCACAAGCGTATGCAGATGACAACAGTTTGCTCTTCATGGAGACTTCAGCTAAGACTGCTATGAATGTCAATGAGATTTTTATGGCTATAGGTGAGTGATCAACACATTTTACTGTCCTGTAAACCTGCAACAATGTGCTGTTTAATCTGCCGATTactttctccattaatcgattgatCATTTTGTTTATAAAATAATGGGGAATGTAATTTCCCAGAGCTCAAGATGGCACCTTCAAATTCCTTACTTTATTTGAccatcagtccaaaacccaaagaaattcactttactgtaatgcaaaacagggaaaaacagcaaatcctcacatcgCAGTTGCTGGAACCAGTGTTTGCTTACTTAAGTTACTgagaggaacttttaactggttatgaaacagtctcaatttaattctggtgcctctatatgacctgcATAAGTACATCGTTATCGACATAACTATCAAGagaataatcaataatgaaaatagtcaTTTGTTGCCCTACTGTCATGTTGCCATAGTGCAGAAATTATGTTGTTGTCCTCTAAACCCCAAACAGCCAAGAAGCTTCCCAAGAACGAGTCTCAGGGCGGAGCGGGTGCTGGCGGACGAACCAGAGGCGGCGTGGACCTGCAGGAAGCTGCGCCGCAGGGCAGAAGTGGCCAGTGCTGTGGGGGCGGGAACTAACTAAAACACGAAAAACGCGTCAGCTGATCTAACCGATCCACAGCTTCGATCAACCAGACCAGATATTAGCCAGCTGTCAAACAATGTCCCATTGGTCAAACCAAACCAAGGCCGGACCAACCACCCTATGAGCACCAATTAACTGTTTGGCAAACGAGTCCACTGGCCAGTAAACCGCCAGACCCCTCTGACGGTTGAACCAACCAAGAAATCAATTTACAGAATCGTGTTTTAACCCCAGGACTTGCCAATCCATGACCTCTCTATTGATGATGGACACTTGACGTCACCTTAGGGGAATAAAAAAACGTCCCATTCatggaagaaggaaaaaaaaaaaaagatcagtcATTACCAATGGCACTTAATAGGGCCATCTTGCTCACcttttctgtatttgtgtggagggaaaaaaaatgaaagcaacaGGAATGAATATAAACAGGCGTATTGTCCTTTCTCTTCTGCCCTCTGCTTTTTCATGCACCGTAAATTAAAAGTATTTCCATCATGGTCTTATGACACTGTTAAAACTCCAGGTGCATGCAGCAGTCCTTCACTTTTCTGTCTTGTTCCTGGTCAGCTTCCTGGAAAAGATGAAGAGAGAAGGTTTCGTAACAGGAGAACGGGAATGGACCGATATTTCCTTCTTGATAGAGCTGTGTAGATTGAATTAttacattgttattgttatcactattattattattacttcttTTGACACAGGCTGTTCAGTATGATTTTAAAGCCTTCAAGGTTTTACAATCACCCATCTATGTTATCAaaccatatacagtaaatagtacTTTATTAACATCACCCATAAGTAATTTTAGCATTAATGTAATGTTTTTGAATCATCAGTGTACAATGACAAATACATGAAGCAAGATTTGTTTTCTTGACCAAAATCACAACTGTGTATTGACAACTGTATTTGTATCAGACTTTTCAAGTTTATAATCAATCAGTAGTTATTGTCAAAACAATATCTTCCCAATCTCTACATGATGTTTTGTCAACCTTAATTATTTTGtgatggattatttttttttaatgtcttaatttttttttttctgaagatCTATGGTATTAAATGCACTGGTTCTGTCTCATCATCTTTGTGAATTGAGATGTTATCGTCAGCTTcctttccctttttcttttctctctctctctttgtttttactcTTCATATCAGGGAGGGATTGCTTTCAAGTGTAATGTCATCCTGTTATGGCATCGACATCTAGCACAACAGTACCTGCACAGCAGCCACTGCTGTTAGGTTGGGGGACGATAATGGGGAGGGATTCGGTCATGGGTAgataaagaagaaaagaaatgtaaTTTTACCAATAAACAAGGGGAAGGTATCTTTTCTGTATGCCTGTTTAATCATTTCACCCTATCCAAATATTGATGACTCAGTCATTTTAGTAGTGACAACAACCAGTGGGAAGtttgctttttatttacttttatttaaaccATCATAACTCTACGTTCAGAAAATATAAAAgaccaaaatgaaaaaaattctaaatctaaaattaatttaattaatatagatttattttgtgtattttataaGTGTGAAAACATTGAACCACATTTGTAAATATATGGGACTTTTCATACTTTTGTCCACAAACTACATTACCCATAATCCCCAGAGGCGAGGCGTGTTGTTTTCAAGTGCTACAACTTGTCTGTGTACAACCGAGTGTCTTTTCAAGCCAGATGTACTGACACTTCCAATTAGGCTAcctttagaaaaaaaatcaatctaataataaatagtaaagAGTGATAGACTGCAgtgttttttaatattctgtctATTGATAAGTATTACGGTAATATTTATGTCAGTAGGGCTGTTTATTGTTATAATTAACAAAGTGAGCAGATATAATTGATACCtctaaaaaataacaatatcgATAACATTGCAGTTTAGAAATATAGTTATATCTGTACTTTTTTGGtcaaaattatttttgttttccatttaattgaATGTGTTAgtgttatttattctttattggGTACATTCCTTATGCTAAAAAAATGATTATTAAGAACCAAAATAAATTACTACTACAACTTGTCTATGACAGTTACCGCTAAAACAAATAATTAGCTTCATCATTTTATGATTGATCATCGTATTTTGACAACCAGAAGTAATAGTATGGTAAAACACTCACCAACTGCCAGCTACCTCCAGGAGAATAAAGACAGACATAATAACATACCACAACTTCCGGTAAAgacattcaaaataaaactttcaaATTAGTGAGAGGTGTAAATACTTGCAGTGATAATGTAAATATGGATGTTTATTGATAACAATCTAAGTAAATGTAACGACCAAtggttcttttctttttttccaataaactttattttagaTTTGTAAACAATCAACGCATAGGtaagcaatatatatataaaggaaaaatacaaataaacaaaaaatataataaatcaagtaatataaaacaagaaacatgcaagggattaatacaaataaataaataacagtaacttaaaaacattcaaatgggAGCACAAATTTACCGTTTTACtagccttttttgtttttgcagaagatattgtcttaatatatagttccatttctttcttaaaaGCATTAAAGTGAGGTTTAACTCTCGCAAATTTGCATTTATGaatgatatagatatatatatatagatatagggatatatagatatatattttccAATAGAAGTTTAAAGtcacatttaatattttttcgAGATAAATCTAAAAATATCTTGCCACATTTTACAGGTGTGtgtacatttccagaacagatggACAATAGTTTCAGTATGAAAATCACACAAGGCACAgcttatatatatgtatatgtgtatatatatatataattttttaatttaacaaaaaagGACCTAACTGAGTAACGACCAATGACACTTTTGTGGATGTTGAAAGACAAACCGATACATCTTGGTGTTATATGTGTATAGTTTGAAAGCTTTTTGTATGTCTGTTAGATGGAGTAGAGCTACATATTGTTTGATAACAAAATTAACAGATTATTATGTACTAAAATTCCAAAACACCCTTATTGATACTTCTAAAGAATATTGATAATCTCAATTAATATTGGTATCATTCCTACTTATATATAGAATTGTCGTTGTATAACAAtaactgctaaaaaaaaattataattatcatgatcattttatgatcttattttgaaaacatatAGCCGGAAGTAATAGTATGTCTGCATTGACGTACATTTTACGACTTCAGTTGCAGCTCATAACTTTGACCACTGGAGGGCGCTCATGGTTTTAAAGTGAATATGAAACCAATATAATTGTtaattagagtggaaatccctTTTAATAAACCAGCTGAACTTGGTTGAACGTCTCATCTCCAGTTTAAATCAACAGTGTAACTGTCATCTCCACCTAGCGACGATACTCACGACTATATAAACTCCTTTACGGCAACTCTAGTGAACGCCTTTTAATATGGTGTAGTTACCGTAGTTACACTTTGTGACCACTGGAGGGCACTGATGACGTCAACCACTAACTGCCAACTAGACGAAAGCATACGaaggtttttcttttgtttttgtttttgtctttttatggtGCTGTTTCTTTGTATTCCCTATACTCTTTTGTACATGTCTTTTATTGAAATAAAgttctgggggaaaaaaagaaaaaagaaaaggtctACTAAAACTTCCGGTAaagactttcaaaataaaactttcaaATTAGGCAGAGGTTTAGATAGCATAGATAGACTACACGAAATAGTTAGATAACATGCAGTGATTATGGGAATATGGAGTTATATGAATGATTACACTCGAAGTAGGCCTCTTTTGTCAAGTAATTTGGGGATGTTGAAGCGACAAACCGATATATCTCGATGTTATATTTATACTTGTAAAggtttatacatttttaacagtctcttctacactatattcactttttttaatagtcctatatcacagctgttaccctacactatattcatatttaacagttttcttcatctccttgtatttttatatctggtatatttttttgtactttgcactactaacttttttttactgcctttttactaacatgtaactgtgatgctggaaacttgaatttcccttgagatcaataaagtttctatctatatctatctatctatctatctatctatctatctatccatccatccatccatccatccatccatctatctatctatctatctatctatctatctatctatctatctatctatctatttccACTTCTAAACTCCTCTTAAATCTCATTTGTCCGGAAGCCCTTGAAGGCATCATATGAGGTACCCTGTGAGCAGTGGCATTTTGTCCGACAGCCCTTGAAGGCATCATATGAGGTAGACTGGAGCAGAGGCATTTTGTCCGACAACCCGTGAAGGCATCATCTGGGGTAGCCTGGTAGCAGAGAGtctctagcagcagcagcagcagtagcgtGGTTGACATGTCGGACCCGGCGGCGCAGGCCTTACAACCCCGGCTTCTCCAAGCCCAGTCGTCCGTCGCTGGGTCAGCTGGGTCCAGTGGTACCGCCGCGACAGCCTCCTCCGGGTCTGGGAACAGCGACCCAGCCAGACCGGGACTCAGTCAGCAGCAGCGAGCCAGCCAGAAGAAAGCCCAAGTCCGAGCTTTCCCACGGGCGAAGAAGCTCGAGAAACTTGGCGTATTCTCCGCTTGCAAGGTAGCTAGCTGTAGCTAGACGAAGTTCACCACAACAAAGCACTCCTGCGCTGTTAGTAGTGTATGTGTTGTAGATAATACTAGCACAGTCAAagcaaacacaaacataaacaacaacGTGATATTAACTTttgtagctagctagctagtctCACAGTCACTTGTGTGTTATTCACATTAGAAGATGCATTATAAGCTTAGTCATGCATTGACGTGCACAAACAGCAAGTTACTGTTTTAAGTGTATTTGGTGTTGAGCATTTGTTGCTTCATTCTCAGGCTAGTGACACATGCAAGTGTAATGGATGGAAAAACCCAAATCCACCATCAGCCACACGGATGGACCTGCAGCAGCAAGCAGCCAGCCTGAGCGAGCCCTGCCGCAGCTGTGGACATGCTCTGGGTACAAACTAACCAACAACCTCCCACATATACGCTACTGTGGAgaaaggctgtgtgtgtgtgtgtgtgtgtgtgtgtgtgtgcgcgcgtgtgtgtgtatatatatatatgtatatatgtgtgtgtatatatatatatatatatgtgtgtatatatgtgtgtgtgtatatatatatatgtatatatgtgtgtgtgtatatatatatatatatatatgtgtgtgtgtatatatatatatatatgtgtgtgtgtgtatatatatatatatatatatatgtgtgtgtgtatatatatatatatatatatatgtgtgtgtgtatatatatatatatatatatgtgtgtgtatatatatatatgtgtgtgtatatatatatatgtgtatatatatatatatatatgtgtgtgtatatatatatatgtgtgtgtatatatatatatgtgtgtatatatatatatatgtgtgtgtatatatatatatatgtgtgtgtatatatatatatatatgtgtgtgtatatatatatatatgtgtatatatatatatatatgtgtatatatatatatatatatatatgtgtatatatatatatatatatatatgtgtatatatatatatatatatatatatgtgtatatatatatatatatataatatgtgtatatatatatatatatatatatgtgtatatatatatatatgtgtatatatatatatatatatatatatatgtgtatatatatatatatatatatatatatatgtgtatatatatatgtgtatatatatatgtgtatatatatgtatatatatatatgtgtatatatatatatgtatgtgtatatatatatatatatatatatatatgtatgtgtatatatatatatatatatgtatgtatatgtatatatatgtatgtgtatatatatatgtatgtatgtatatatatgtatgtatgtgtatatatatatatatatatatgtatgtatgtatatgtatatatgtgtatatatatatatgtatgtgtgtgtgtttatatatatatatatatatatatatatatatatatatatatatatatatatgtgtatatatatatatatatatatatatgtgtatatatatatatatatatatatatatgtgtatatatatatatatatatatatatatatatatatatatatatatatatgtgtatatatatatatatatatatatatatatatgtgtatatatatatatatatatatatatatatatatatatatatatatatatatgtgtatatatatatatatatatatatatatatgtgtatatatatatatatatatatatatatatgtgtatatatatatatatatatgtgtatatatatatatatatatatatacacacacacacacacacatcctttcTCCACAGTAGCTAAACACAGCTATATATATTCCAGGGACTTGTTGTTTCACAATGTTGTTTGACACCATATATGTTTaggtttcaagtttatttgtcatatgcatttaaaagtacagtgtccagtgaaatgcattttaccctggctctctctctcagcccttaaaatctctaaatagtacactagataaatactacaataaacaagacaatacctgagaataaaattataaaacatccataaaacaatccacagctctgcattcatttagtgctaCTGTTCAGTAGTCTAACCGCCTGCCTGAAGGGTAAAAACTGTCTCTGAGGCGAGAGGTCCGAGCTCTAATGCTCTGTAGGGAGATAAGAGAAAAGTGTATATGCTGGATGACTTGTGTCCTGCATGATACAAAGTGCTTTCTTCCTGCAGCGAGTGGTGTAAATGTCCTGTAACTGTGGTAACGGTGATCCAATCATTTTAGATGCTGTTTTCACTGTCCTCATCAGGAGTTTGTGGTCATATGATGTAATGTTGCCAAACCATGCATCTAGTTAAGATGCTTTCTATTGTGGACCAGTATAAGTTGATACTCTGACTTTATGCCTGCAGCTGACCATGTGTCCCACTTGGAGAATGTGTCTGAGGATGAGATTAACAGGCTGTTGGGGATGGTGGTGGATGTGGAGAACCTGTTTATGTCCGTACACAAAGAGGAGGACACTGACACCAAGCAGGTCTACTTCTACCTATTCAAGGTGAGCAAAAGTGTGTCTCGCATCAGGTTAAACAGATCTGCCAATAACTGTGAGTCAATGTGCACATTGCTattggtaaatggtaaatggacttgcatttatatagcgcttttctagtcttccgaccactcaaagcgctttacactacatgtcagcattcacacacacattcatacactgatggcagaggctgctaaggtgccaactttgcccatcaggatctaatctaaatactcattcacacaccgatggctaggccttcgggagcaatttggggttaagtgtcttgctcaaagacacatcgacatgtgacccggagcagccggggatcgaaccaccgaccttccgattggctctaccctctgagccacagctgcccagTTTAACAATCAACACCGCTCTTCTTTTTCTACCCTGTTCTCCTTAGCTGCTGAGGAAATGCATCCTGCAGATGAGCCAGCCGGTCGTAGAGGGATCCCTCGGAAGTCCACCCTTTGAAAAGCCCAACATCGAGCAGGTGAACATGACACTAGAAGAATCTCCAGGGCCGTATTACAGAAACTTCCAATTTTAAGTCTTAAGTTAAGATACGAAGAGTCTAAATAGGATTTTTTCCCAATTTGGTATTACAGAAGCAAATCCTAACTAACTTTAAGAATCCTATCTTATCTCAGGTTAGGAGATCCTAAATACTCAATCCAACATTGCTTATCAGTTATCAACTTTTATGTCTGTTACCGACACTAGTTTTCTCATTGAAACATACCGAAACGTACAAAAAAATTAAGCAAAAGACAAGGGAGGGCACTGAACATCAAGACAGAAGTGTTAGAGGTGTTAGtaacatctgtagagaaatCCAAAGAGGCTCCCTTTGGGAAATTTTCATCACTGCTAATTTGGGACATAAAAGAAAGAGAGTGGGCCAAGACAGCAGACAGGGGGTCCTTTTCATTATGCTAACGTGTCTCCTCGATTCCTTTACTTGCCTCCTCTTAGTCTTAGTCCCGCCTACGGGatatgcgagcggaggaggcgagggagagatgcgaggagagaggagtcaaAAGCAACAGACATTTAACAGAAGAGACATCCTTGCCTCATTTTAGCCATCATTTTAAAGCAACGTCAATTACCGCTGTATATTTATGATCTCTGTCAGATGAGCAGGACAGTGTTCATGACAActtatatattcacttttacCCGTTGCGGGTGCTGAAAAGACTTCCACAAAGGATGCACCAGTGTTTCCTCGCTGTCAGCTCCTCCAgaagcctcctctctcctcgtctccttgAGGTGCAATTAAGGGATTGCATGGGATTCCATGATGGTGGAGGGGGAACGATATCCTGGTCACGGGAGGAGGGAGGACGCAAGGAAGCATAAATTGGCGTAATAAAAAGCACCAACAGTCTCCGCCGTATCCGGCACCCAAGCCatcaaaaagaagaaaaaaaagtacactGACGTGATATGAAGAGGGAGGCAGCTCTTATGTCCAAAGAAGAGCAGAAGAAAAGTGGTGGAAAAGTAAAAGTTAGGACAGCTTAACGGTTATCCTAAAGTTAGGAGAGTTTATTTAAGATTGGGAAGTTAAGATGCTTGTGTAATAAACTCTGTCTTGAGTTAAGAAAGGAACATTGCAAGAACATTTTTCGTATTCTTGTCTTTTTTCGTACCAGTATGCCACGTTAGATTCAGCAACTTCAGATAACTGCAA from Sebastes fasciatus isolate fSebFas1 chromosome 13, fSebFas1.pri, whole genome shotgun sequence encodes the following:
- the rab5c gene encoding ras-related protein Rab-5C; protein product: MAGRGGPARTNGTAANNKICQFKLVLLGESAVGKSSLVLRFVKGQFHEYQESTIGAAFLTQTVCLDDTTVKFEIWDTAGQERYHSLAPMYYRGAQAAIVVYDITNTDTFTRAKNWVKELQRQASPNIVIALAGNKADLANKRAIDFQEAQAYADDNSLLFMETSAKTAMNVNEIFMAIAKKLPKNESQGGAGAGGRTRGGVDLQEAAPQGRSGQCCGGGN